The proteins below come from a single Branchiostoma floridae strain S238N-H82 chromosome 5, Bfl_VNyyK, whole genome shotgun sequence genomic window:
- the LOC118415660 gene encoding uncharacterized protein LOC118415660, producing the protein MPTRNRTTSWTIALATVLVLLALSFIASSILESRLATLYTPQHHQMQMRIPGEAEQENRQATEDARNTCSRPRQKYVFIAPHKVGASTTCTIFQRYAISRKLPMMIPTEGVVLSWGVSPTEEEYIHTPDEQYDALMNHLTYNKTWLRSKFPANTAYICKKFAVY; encoded by the exons ATGCCGACGAGAAATAGGACAACATCATGGACCATTGCGCTTGCCACAGTTTTGGTCTTGCTGGCGCTCAGCTTCATTGCAAGCAGCATTCTCGAGAGCCGTCTGGCAACTTTATATACGCCTCAACATCACCAGATGCAGATGAG GATTCCAGGTGAGGCCGAACAAGAAAACAGACAGGCAACAGAAGATGCAAGAAATACGTGCAGCCGGCCACGACAGAAATATGTCTTCATTGCGCCGCACAAAGTCGGGGCCTCCACTACCTGCACGATTTTCCAAAGATACGCCATCAGCCGCAAGCTTCCCATGATGATTCCAACCGAGGGGGTCGTCCTGTCCTGGGGCGTCTCTCCCACTGAAGAAGAGTACATCCACACCCCTGACGAACAGTATGACGCCCTGATGAACCACCTGACGTACAATAAAACCTGGCTACGGTCCAAGTTCCCAGCCAACACAGCCTACATCTGTAAGAAGTTtgctgtatactag
- the LOC118416819 gene encoding galactose-3-O-sulfotransferase 3-like, translating into MLLDHLDESYVLLKRLMCWDLRDILYITKNNRSYSFKEYTPSEKEVQELRRWKAVDYLIYDTFNKSLWEKIAAQGPDFFEEVHYFKDVNTRVNTYCNERQENTSNLIVEAAKWNSLQFEVDAEFCRVLQTLVSTIFVTFKW; encoded by the exons ATGCTGTTGGACCACCTGGATGAGTCGTACGTTCTCCTGAAACGCCTGATGTGTTGGGACCTGAGAGACATTCTATACATCACTAAGAACAACCGAAGTTATTCGTTCAAGGAGTACACTCCCTCTGAAAAGGAGGTACAGGAGCTCCGCCGGTGGAAAGCCGTGGATTACTTAATTTATGACACGTTCAACAAGTCCTTGTGGGAGAAGATTGCAGCACAA GGTCCGGACTTCTTTGAGGAAGTGCATTATTTCAAGGACGTCAATACGCGCGTCAACACGTACTGTAACGAACGACAGGAAAACACATCCAACCTCATCGTGGAAGCGGCCAAGTGGAATTCACTGCAGTTTGAAGTCGACGCCGAGTTTTGCCGTGTGCTGCAAACACTAGTAAGTACCATCTTTGTAACGTTTAAATGGTAA
- the LOC118415644 gene encoding slit homolog 3 protein-like: MAVSKMTLLAAHLAVLSIVIIQQGRVRGQPLPPVCQVWSSTTVVCRGVYPWGKLTQSTLTQVPPGIPKSVVTLDLSLNEIRTLHRGSFTGLKNLTYLDLSDTDLSTIEPGAFAGLENLERLIISKASTEYPFSLQNGQVFKGLSNLRYLDLSVNFVNDLSDHSFDYLTSLEEAKIVELYWGPVEDRNTTIERISNGSGFLQRNLLWAPLTKLKTLRLYYLRRASDLFFGPVFGNMPNLETLQINSSDRNSFDVQMFQPLLSTLKHLMLQINRITLHIQPGLLGLFTNLQTLEFPKWVPFSYISDVLPELNATQIQELTFAMRGIDTMTPDTLAAIKGLTNLKALSLRSVQAVEPNGFANFSYLHRLRLTEGSLETLPNMAFNGLSALTHLDMRHNHISYLPLGVFEGLSSLDHIDLSNNQLDTSEAQLPQTLDYLDLSQNNFNNDVSSWHLRRCFNPISVNFEGVKLVRYLNMSYNKLVFVDIACFPGSVVVLDLQHNGIYQFRGIGINVVFAIPSLRYLDLSHNDIKSSWPDVRIPKTTLETLKMDNNAINGVNWGNTGGLVRLETLTLSHNHIRIIGRGDFQMLVQLTHLDLSHNEINTVRPSAFRGLSRLQILDLVTTRYRI; this comes from the coding sequence ATGGCAGTGTCTAAAATGACTTTACTCGCAGCGCACTTGGCTGTCTTGTCGATTGTCATAATCCAACAAGGACGGGTGAGAGGACAGCCCCTTCCACCAGTGTGTCAGGTTTGGAGCTCAACGACTGTAGTGTGTCGAGGTGTGTATCCCTGGGGAAAGTTAACCCAGTCAACGCTAACCCAAGTACCGCCCGGCATCCCCAAGTCTGTCGTCACTCTGGATCTCAGTCTAAACGAAATCAGAACACTGCACCGCGGTTCTTTTACGGGGTTGAAAAACCTGACGTATTTAGATTTGTCCGATACAGACCTTAGCACCATAGAGCCCGGTGCCTTTGCTGGGCTCGAGAATTTGGAACGACTCATTATCTCAAAGGCAAGTACAGAATACCCGTTTTCTCTACAAAatggacaagttttcaaaggTCTGTCCAACCTAAGGTATTTAGATCTTAGTGTGAACTTTGTCAACGACCTGTCTGATCATAGCTTCGATTATTTGACGTCATTGGAAGAAGCAAAAATAGTGGAATTATACTGGGGCCCAGTGGAGGACCGGAACACAACAATAGAAAGGATCAGCAATGGGAGTGGATTCTTACAACGAAACCTACTGTGGGCACCGCTAACGAAACTTAAAACTTTGCGTCTCTATTATCTAAGAAGAGCCAGCGATCTCTTCTTCGGACCTGTATTTGGAAACATGCCGAACTTAGAAACACTTCAAATAAATTCGTCTGATAGAAACAGTTTTGATGTTCAGATGTTCCAGCCGCTTCTGTCAACTTTGAAACATTTAATGTTGCAAATTAATAGAATTACTTTACACATACAGCCAGGCCTCCTGGGGTTATTCACAAATCTGCAGACCCTGGAATTCCCTAAGTGGGTCCCGTTTTCCTACATTTCAGACGTACTGCCTGAACTCAATGCCACACAGATACAAGAGTTAACATTTGCTATGCGAGGAATAGACACAATGACACCCGATACTCTGGCGGCAATAAAGGgtttgacaaatttgaaagcCTTGTCTTTACGCTCTGTACAAGCTGTAGAACCCAACGGCTTCGCGAATTTCTCATACTTACACaggctgcgtctgacggaaggATCGTTGGAGACTTTGCCAAACATGGCGTTCAATGGCTTATCGGCACTCACTCATCTGGACATGCGACATAACCACATTTCTTATTTACCTCTGGGCGTATTTGAAGGACTATCGTCCCTTGACCACATTGATCTAAGTAATAATCAACTAGACACCTCTGAAGCTCAGCTCCCACAGACCTTGGACTATTTGGATCTGAGTCAAAACAACTTTAACAACGACGTTTCAAGTTGGCATCTTCGCCGATGTTTCAACCCGATATCAGTTAACTTTGAAGGCGTGAAACTCGTTCGGTATCTGAACATGAGTTACAACAAACTAGTCTTTGTTGACATTGCATGTTTTCCCGGGAGTGTTGTGGTGCTCGATCTGCAGCACAACGGCATATATCAGTTCAGAGGTATTGGCATTAACGTTGTATTTGCCATTCCGAGTTTACGGTACCTCGACCTTTCTCACAATGACATCAAGAGCAGCTGGCCCGATGTAAGAATACCAAAAACAACTCTAGAAACGCTCAAGATGGATAACAATGCTATCAATGGAGTCAACTGGGGGAATACGGGAGGTCTGGTTAGACTAGAAACGTTGACTCTCTCTCACAACCACATCCGTATTATTGGGAGAGGAGACTTCCAAATGCTGGTCCAACTGACACATCTGGATCTCAGTCACAACGAGATCAACACCGTGAGACCATCCGCTTTCCGTGGTCTATCGCGGCTACAAATCCTAGATCTAGTTACAACCAGATACAGAATATAA